The window AAAGAAATTTCGGTGCAAATCGTAACAAATTTCGTTCTTATTTAGTCTCGGATCAGTCAATTAATTTATAAATTGATGTAAGAAATTTAACTATTAGTTAAACAAATTCGATACAAACATCCTTATTTTTTGGAGGATCTTAAAATGCAAAAGCCTCCCCAACTATTACGTTTGATCCCTCTATTCAACGATTTGAAAATTGCTTAAAAATAAAAAAGCCCTTTAAGATACCTTAAAAGGCTAACGGGTGGCTGATGGGGCTCGAACCCGCTGAGTAAAGTTTTCTTAGTAAATCAAATTCTTAAAATTTGGAATTATTTTTTCGACACATTTCTAAAAATTTTCAAATCAGCAATTCTCTTCAAATCTTCAACAAAAAAGTTCGTTAAAGGTCTTGTTACGAGCACAAACGAGACAAATCAGTTTTTAAGCTGTTTGTCTCGTTTTTATTTTTAAGGGTTTCTTAGATCTACCCGTTTAATTTATAGCTATTTTTCGTCAGCAAGAAATTTTCCTTACTGTGCTTCTATTTTTTAAATTCTACTTTAAATCCGGTTACCTGCCAAGCCGGATAATTTGCAGGCTTTTTTATCACCAGCGAACCTTCGTGCTGCTCCCAGTTTAGTTTTTGCTTGCTGCCCAGCAGGGTAACTGCGCTAATAGGCTTAATCAGGTATTTCGAATTCCGTCCCAGCAGGTGCATATCAATATCTCCTTCAGGAACGTTTAAACAAAATGCAAAAAGATCGTTCCCTTTGGTGGTGTAGCGGATATCTGCAGACTGATACTCGCGTGTATCTGCTAAACCGCCGAAACGGCCTTTTTTCTGGTTCGATTTAATGGTAGATGGACCTTCGCCGTACATTTTCCAGGGCCGTGTAGCATAAATACCTTCGCCATTCAATTTGATCCACTCACCTATTTCTGTTACAATTTTAACCACATCAGGCTCGAGATCACCTTCGGGAGTTTGCACTACATTGATTAATAAATTGCCATTTTTACTTACAATATCCACTAAAAGTTGTGCAATTTCATTTGCACTTTTGTATTTCTGTCCTGTTCTGTAATACCAATCGCCTATTGAGGTATCGGTTTGCCACGGAAAAGGGCTGATCGAATCCAGTACCCCACGCTCAACATCCTGCGCCCATTTACCTTCCGATGGTTCTTTAGGGGTATAAACTGCTTCGAGTTTACCTTTATTTTTAGCGATATCCTGGTTATAGTAATGCGCTACCATGGTACGTCCAATGTCTTCAAAAGGAAGTTTACTATCCGAATATAGCAAATCAGGGTGATAATTATCGATGAGTTCGGTTATGTTTTCCAGCCATTTTTTCTGCCACCCCGGATTGTTGGTTATCCATTCTTTTATGTTGCTTGAATCGGCCGGTAAATGATAAAGGTCTGCATATTTCGGATCATGTCCATCGTAAGGAATACCTGCAAATTCGCCGGTTTTATCTGCGCCATGACTGGGTTGAAACCAGTTGAAACTGGCCGCAAGATGTTCTGAAATACCAAAACGCAGTCCTTCTTTTTTAGCTGC is drawn from Pedobacter sp. HDW13 and contains these coding sequences:
- a CDS encoding alpha-L-fucosidase, which codes for MKKILVVIITAFSLLTNVQAQQSNTKIESGKFKPTDESLKQYQYPDWFRDAKFGIWSHWGPQAVPRQGDWYAKNMYIQGSSQNKYHVAHYGTPSKFGYKDIIPLWKAEKWNPEQLMALYKKAGAKYFVSMGSHHDMFFLWNSKIHRWNSVNMGPHKDVVGLWQKAAKKEGLRFGISEHLAASFNWFQPSHGADKTGEFAGIPYDGHDPKYADLYHLPADSSNIKEWITNNPGWQKKWLENITELIDNYHPDLLYSDSKLPFEDIGRTMVAHYYNQDIAKNKGKLEAVYTPKEPSEGKWAQDVERGVLDSISPFPWQTDTSIGDWYYRTGQKYKSANEIAQLLVDIVSKNGNLLINVVQTPEGDLEPDVVKIVTEIGEWIKLNGEGIYATRPWKMYGEGPSTIKSNQKKGRFGGLADTREYQSADIRYTTKGNDLFAFCLNVPEGDIDMHLLGRNSKYLIKPISAVTLLGSKQKLNWEQHEGSLVIKKPANYPAWQVTGFKVEFKK